Proteins encoded by one window of Bactrocera oleae isolate idBacOlea1 chromosome 4, idBacOlea1, whole genome shotgun sequence:
- the LOC106618094 gene encoding DNA-directed RNA polymerase II subunit RPB1 produces the protein MLIRSVLLVATAVCLVCDAVSGDTKPEKLTSFRPISQAEYEAILNLSEGKTVISEGRLINSGLAALAGLTMDWVTSLGFPNILGSVSPVQKPPSGSYPLCVIRTEEALGSEHHHEYQDHHIHRAHHNRQGRSDDNESQESAEEVHLQHHEGHSNVDHSEEHASSIEMVGNKNKWAPVVNCIVVLKENEQHVDEDDHHYHHTTTKRPKRKRRKHRPYTVLLPVTPPILPAYQPALPYPHQPQPQVPTYSASQSPYSAASPYGTYNNPWYWQTAHYNPYYSEPTTFTSIYPPAYSDIYTTNRPGSYTHTYPGAYSGSFASSPAGNNPGPSYDAPPSAYPDPPPSDSYDPQPSSYTSHYSNQEVALNRNSPSPNSESSYIYGPTSNGGGVAVIGREHYTKYYDERSRENQNSSAKSKKSASASKRSTITKKQRSKRIAKTRPPNDSIDSGFAPTKVPIRGRHTKVKRDESGIQTRSYAKIASYSESGYQPTLYPQFNYQSNYPKVSYNHALPYTAPVYVRNSIEQQSVATNSKPVHTTVGST, from the exons ATGTTAATTCGAAGCGTGTTGTTGGTGGCCACAGCGGTTTGCTTGGTATGCGACGCGGTAAGCGGAG ATACAAAGCCCGAAAAACTCACAAGCTTTCGTCCCATCTCACAGGCCGAATATGAGGCCATACTCAACCTATCCGAAGGTAAGACGGTTATATCGGAAGGTCGTCTCATAAATAGCGGCCTCGCGGCGTTGGCCGGTCTGACAATGGACTGGGTTACGAGTTTGGGTTTCCCCAACATCTTAGGTTCCGTTAGCCCGGTACAGAAACCACCAAGCGGCAGTTATCCACTTTGTGTCATTAGAACAGAAGAAGCGCTGGGGAGCGAGCATCATCACGAGTATCAGGATCACCATATACATCGTGCGCATCACAATCGACAAGGCCGCTCAGATGACAATGAGAGTCAAGAAAGTGCGGAGGAAGTGCATCTACAGCATCATGAAGGTCACTCGAATGTTGACCACAGCGAAGAACATGCTAGCAGTATTGAAATGGTGGGAAATAAGAACAAGTGGGCGCCGGTCGTGAATTGTATTGTTGTGCTGAAAGAAAATGAACAACATGTTGATGAAGACGATCATCACTATCATCACACAACAACTAAGCGACCGAAACGAAAGCGCAGGAAACATAGACCATACACGGTATTACTGCCAGTGACCCCACCTATTTTACCAGCATATCAACCAGCATTACCATATCCAcatcaacctcaacctcaagtACCTACATACTCGGCATCGCAAAGTCCATACTCGGCTGCATCGCCTTACGGTACTTATAACAATCCCTGGTATTGGCAAACAGCTCACTATAATCCGTATTACAGTGAGCCGACAACTTTTACCTCTATTTATCCACCTGCCTATTCGGATATTTATACAACAAATAGGCCAGGCTCTTATACTCACACTTACCCAGGCGCCTATTCTGGCTCTTTTGCCTCCTCTCCTGCAGGCAATAATCCTGGTCCTTCTTACGACGCCCCTCCAAGCGCCTATCCAGATCCTCCCCCAAGCGATTCTTACGACCCTCAGCCAAGCAGCTATACAAGCCATTATTCCAATCAGGAGGTCGCTTTAAATCGCAATAGTCCTTCACCAAACTCTGAATCCAGCTACATATATGGTCCAACATCCAACGGTGGCGGTGTTGCGGTAATTGGCCGAGAACACTACACAAAATATTACGATGAACGCAGTAGGGAGAATCAGAATTCTTCTGCCAAGTCGAAAAAATCAGCTTCAGCTTCAAAGAGGTCAACAATTACCAAAAAACAGAGATCGAAGCGAATCGCCAAAACACGACCACCAAATGATAGCATAGACTCTGGGTTTGCACCAACCAAAGTTCCAATTAGAGGAAGGCATACGAAAGTGAAACGAGATGAGAGCGGCATACAAACCCGTTCATATGCGAAGATCGCAAGTTACTCGGAAAGCGGTTACCAGCCCACGCTGTATCCACAATTTAACTATCAGTCCAACTATCCGAAGGTTTCATACAACCACGCGCTACCCTACACAGCCCCTGTTTACGTGAGAAATAGCATTGAACAGCAGTCTGTAGCGACGAACTCGAAGCCCGTTcacacgacagtcgggtctacgtaa